From Rissa tridactyla isolate bRisTri1 chromosome 10, bRisTri1.patW.cur.20221130, whole genome shotgun sequence:
AAGCACCCGAGGGAGCCAGGCCCTTAGTAAGGCGTGAGAGCAGCAAGCTTCTCCCAGAGGAGTGACAGCAGACACGTGACCCTGGCACTCCTCCTCACCCTTTCTTGGGCAGAGGATGATCCTTTCTCAGCCCTCCAGGACCCTTCTCAGAGCCTGATGTCACCCTGCCCAGCAGTTATCCTATACCACCCCTTTGGAGGCACAGGAAGGAGGTGATGGAGTTCTGCCTGGTTCTGCATGAAGCAGTTGCTGCTTCTTGTCTCCCGCTCCTCTTGGAGTTCTCACCCTAGAGGCAAAAGAAATTCAGCAAAAAATGCTTTCCTATGTTTGCCAAGCCAGGTTAGCTTTCTCACCACTGGGAAGCATCTGTAGCCGGCGCGTTTTAGTGTTGGTGGTGTCGGGAGCTGAGCAACAGCATGccgctggcagcagcagcctgctggcGTCAGAAGCCCAGCCTTGTGAACCACAGCCACGTTTGCCACTGCGAGGGGCTCTTCCCATCCcctctgcagccagaggtgcTGCGGCGTCCCCGGGAGACCCAGTGTGTGTAGCAGCTTGCGGGTGGCACTGCTGTCCTCCCACACTCTTTCAAGCTCTCTGGGGCTGATGCTGAGCCCTGCTCAGCGTCTTGGTCTCCAGGTTGTTTTGGGCCCCTCTGCTGCGGGTGGTGGGAGTTGCCTGTGCCAGGCAGCCAGGCTGGACTCAGAGCTCGGCCTTTTTGCTTGCCTTTGGTGGCTCTTGGTTAAAAGGGTGGGTTGGCCTGAAGATAAAGGGTTTGAGCTCAGCGCCTGTCATGGGGCTGGCTTTGCTAGAGCTGAGGGCAGGGCAGGACTGCTTTGCTCTCTGGGCTTCCTTGCAGTTTGTGGCTACGACTCCATGTTTGTGGCTACTTGTTGCCCTGAGTGTTTCTAGAACACAAAcgccctgcagagctgccagcatCCTCCCTCCAACCGAGAGCTTCCCTTGGAGGTGCCTCCTGTTCCCGGCCATACACGAGCAGAGCTGTGGGGTCTGCACTTTGTACAAGGGTGAGGGCAGGACAGGCTATTCCTGAGGGCATGGGGAACTCCAGAGGGAGAGGTAGACTCAGCGGAGCTGGGCTAGACCAAGATGCCCTGTGTCCTCAGatgggagcagggctgtgggatggggtGTGAATCGGTGCACCAGGACCTGCTACTGGCACCTGGGGATGGGTGGGATCCATGCAGCTGGATGTACTCTCCTGCAGCAAACCCCAGCAGACCGGTGAACGCTACTGGGGTGAGGGCAAGGGAAAAAgcttcccagctccctgcttttGCCACCTTCACGGAGGCACCTCGAGCAGGACTGTCTTCAGCAGGTTGTTCGAGCTCCTCTATGGAAGCCGTAACACCGGAGGGTGAAACTGAGACCAGCCCTTGGGCCAGGAGCTCCCAGACCCTGTCAGGGAGCTGGCTCTTCCTGGGAGGGCAAGTCTAAGGCGGTAGGGGGGAgcaccctgcccgccctgccctctcCCCGGGGCAGGCAGAGTAGAGGTGTCCTGTTTCCAGGCCAGGCCCCGCTGGCACTGTCTGTAAACCGGTGGAGAGATGAATATGCAAGGTGCAGTCATGCTGGTTAAGCTCCCAGCTGGTGGGCGGGAGGGGGAGGAACTCTCTTCTTGCCAGGGAGCTCTGCTCTCATCTGTCACGGGAGACTGTCCCAGgcctgctcctgcttctcccctttcttccttcttaggGCGTTACTCGCTCCCGTTCCCGCCCTCTTACATGGGACACTGTTTGACTGAAATAGCTGCCGCCCCAAGCTGTGGGGCGGGCTGCCCCAGTTGACCCTGGAGGCTCGATTTTGCAGACTGGGGCCTCCCCATGTCCTCGCCCTCGGCTCTGCCTCTGGGTGTTCTTAGCGCCGGCGGCTCCTCTGGGCCAGTGTTGCTGTAGTGGGAGCCATGAGCATGACAATTGCTTTCCAGGTTTTTAATGAGTGCCACATACGGAAGACCCCTGGTTGTATCTTGGGAGCTCTGACAAGCCCATGCTTTTGGCAGTAAGCGTTGTAACAGCTGTGATGAGGTAGGTTTCCTCACTGAGCTCTGCATGGGGCTTCCCATAAAAGCTGCAGTGGAGGTCGTGTCAGGGCACCAGCCCTGGGAGGGTCTGGCGCTGGGGCAGAGAGCAGATCCTGATGTTGTTCGGCCTTCTccacctgctcctcctgccacGTTTGCTCTCTCCTCTCTTTAGGCCACTAGTTCCTTGCCAGAGAGTTTGACCACAGAGAGTCGCCAAGATAGCTGGGCCAGGAAGAAAACGTCGCACCCCTGACCCAGACTCCATTACCGACCCCGGTGGGCCGTTTGTGTCCTCCAAACGGCAGAAAATGTCCAGCAGCACCAATGCCCCTGGCCAGAGGAGAGTGTCTCGGGGCTTGGATGATGCCGCCAACAAGAAGAAGCAGAAGGATCGAGCCAACCAGGAGAGCAAGGAAGGTGAGAGCCCCTCGGCAGCGCTGTGGCGAGCAGGCCTGTGGTTTCTCGGCCCTGCAGGGTGGGAGCCTTGCAGCCATCTGCTGCAGGATAAGCAGATTTAACTAATCGCTTCCTGCAGCTGATGGTAAACCGTATGATGTGGGATCCTCTTCGACAGAGTGTCCTCCCTGGACCTGTAACCTCCTTCCTTCGCGCGCTACTTAGCCCCAGCTATGTGAGGAAGGTCGAACCTGTGGCTTTGTTACCTTGAGCCTGGAGTTGGCCTCAGTGGTTGTTTCTAGACTCTGCTTTTGGCTGAGGCAGAGCTGCCCTGATCCAGAGGCAGTGGGACTGAAGCCGGTGGGTGCTTTTGCAGCTGGAGGCAGTGCTGCTTCCCCATCCGTTTGCCGAGGCCAGATGCTGCAAAGCAGCGACACAGTGTTGACAGCGCCCGCCAAGTGCGGGGCCTGTGGGTGGGGCTGGTGCTTTAGCTTCTGTGTCAGGGCAAGGTGTGGCTCAAGTGGAATAGTTGCTGTGGAATAATTCCCTCTGTAGCTGTGTGTATCTGATGATGAAAACTATGCTTCAGGTGCAGGCTCTGGTGTGGGGCAGGTAATGCCTGCGGGCAGGATGCAGGCAAGAgttcctgcagccctgggaaatTGCTCGATTTTTCTGCCTGCTCCATTATGACTGTTGTAACCTCAAAATCACAGGGTGTTTTATAGGCCAAGGTAAATGAGCGCTTGCTGAGGTCTctgctggagcagccagctgcagTCCCCGATGCAAAACCCCAGAGTGCAGAGAGTGCAGCGTTGCACCTCGTCTCACATGGGAGGTGTGCTGTATCTCTGGTAAGGCCTGACCCTCCGCACCTTCTGATGCAGGGGGCTTCTgccttcccaggggctgcagtgcAGCCACGCTGCCTCTGTCCCCTCTGTGCAGGGGTGGTGAGGGATGGAACGAGCTGTAGATCCTTCAGACAGTACCGCTGCAGTGCTTACCATGCTGCCAGCCCCACTGACACCTTTGCACCAGTGACTGTGGTGGTCAGCAGAGGTTTCCTACTGGTTTGTAGCCCATCAAGGGAGGCAGTGACAGCCCTCTGAGCACTCCAGGGTGGAGACCACAGTTCCCgttgctgctgtttctctgctcCAGGACAGCGTGCTGTTGCTTTGAGCCCCTTGCCTGGCAGAGCTCACTGCCCTGTGGGGGTGGAGCAGGCCATGAGACACTTCTGGCTGTTGGAGGTAATCCTGTGGGGAGCAGGGATTAGGTGTCAGGTCAGTTTGGTTCCCCAGCCTGATCTGGAAGGAGGTTTTGGCTGCGGACACTGGTAGCTTGTGCTGGAATGGGAATGCTAAAGTGCAGCTGGGCTGTGTGGTTCTCTTGTTACAGCAGAATTTGTTTGAATGGTTTGAGCATGACCAAACATCAGGTTCTCCCTGTCTGATCAAGGCAGGACTCTTCTGCATGCCTGGAGGCTGAGGGCCCGGTGCGCTGAGCAGGGGCACACAGCCCGGTTACCACAAGCTCGACACTGAGACATGCCTCAAAGCAGCGCTGTCTGTGCAGTGCAGCGATGTTGTGTTGCTTCTACTGGGGTGCTGGTTAGACTGAGATATGGTGGTGTGGCCCAGAGCAGTGGTGCTGGGAGCTGACTTGCTGTGGTGCCCCAGGCAGCGTTCCAGGGAAGGGAGAGGTGtgaggaagcagaggaggaaaatgaacagCACATGCAGGATGCCTAGACAGAGGTTCAGGGGATAAAGAGGTGGCGTTTGAGATTTTGGGCATCAGCGTGCTGGCCCATGCTCTGAGATAACGGAATGACAGACCTGCCTGCACTTTGCTTCTCTGCCCACCAGTGTCTCACCCTGAGCTCGAGCAGGCTGAGACTGCCCAGGAGAAGGACTCAGAGGAGGGTAAGTCAAGGTGTGCGTCAGCTGTCAGTGCATGGCCATGGAGTGCCCTTGCCGAGGGATCTGAAACTCTCACATTGTCGTTGTCCCATGCTCAAGTGTTGAGCAGAACTAACCTGAGTGCTCCTTGCCACAGCGTTTGTTTTAACAGGATGCAGTCTTCCCAGGGGCCTGGAAGGATGCACATGGCTGGGAAGGGCTTGTCTGCAAGGAAGAGGCCCTCAGCACATGGCAGGCTGCTTCTGACGCAGGTGTCATGGTGCTGCTGAGCACATCTGTCCTGCTTGTTTctgagcagggagctgggctgggctgggaaaaTCCCAATCCATGTCACCCAGTGAGTGCTGATGACTGTTTCTGCCTTGATCCAGGTCTGCTTTGAGGGCAGATGGAGTAGGATACCCTTATGCCACAGAGGGCAGAATTAACCTGACTGAAATTAAGGTGATATAAATCACCTTTTTGCCTTGAAGACTTCAGAACACCGCAGGGCCAGACCTGGAGCCTGGCAGGCACCTGGTGGGCGTTCTACCTGCAGTGGAGTGACACTGCCACACCATTTTCTTCCTGGATGTGGCCTTCTTGCCCGGCTGGCCAGGCAACCACCCGTGTTTCAGTCGTGGTAACAGTGCTCACCTGGCAGGAGTACAGTGCTTTCGTGGTAGCAGCTGGGCTGCTCAGTTTGCATATGCAAAGAGGAAGTGGCAATTTCTGGTTGTGGGCAGAGTCCACTTGAATCCCCAGAGTAATTCTGTGGCTTCCTCGTTCCCTGGGGAAAGCAGCAATTGCTTTGTAGTTGGCAGGAGCCACCCCTTCTTCCCAGCCACTGCTGCTGCACGTGATGGGGCTGAGAGCAGCGCTGCCTTTCTGATCTCTCTAGTTCCCACCAGCATTCACCTGCCCTGCCACAACTTGTGCTCTTGTTTGTGGCCTGTCTGATGAGAGCAGGTTGCAAGCTTCCTGTTTGATTGGCATGACCTGTGTTCCCTGCGTCGACCTCCTTGAACTGAGCGTGCATTCAGGCTCTCGTTCCCCAGCCAAGGCGTGGGCACTGCAGGCTCGTGCCCCAGCAAGTGTGTGAcacttccctccctcttcctagAGCTGCTGCTGGACTGGAAGCAGAACGCTGATGAGATCATCGTCAAGCTGAACTTGGGCAGCGGAGCTCTGAAGGTGGAGGATGTGGATGCTGCTTTCACTGACACGGACTGTGTGGTCAAACTACCAGGTATGGGGAGTGGAGGGACTGCTGCAGATGTTTCGTCAGCTGGGCTCGGCGCAGCTAGAAGTGGGGCTGATCCAGGCAGGCATAAAACTTTTCCTTCAGAGGCAGTGCCCCGCTGTCAGCTGGCACAGCTTcagccagcaggcagggctgATACAAGAGCAGTGTAAAAGAAGAAGAGTGTAGAGCtgaggagggcaggagctggcctCTGCGCCAAGCGAGCAAGTGCCCACTGCTGCGCTGGTGCATCTCTGTCCCCTGCTTGCTAGGGTGACTGAGTCAGTCATGGGTATCCCTTGGAAAAGCGACCATGCCCCTGAGGGCAGAGAGGCCCAGGGCCTTCCCTCTGGGAAGGAGGCCAGCCAGATGTACAAAGCAAATCCAGGAAAGCTGGCATTACCCTGAAGGCTCCTGGGGTATGgtggcagcctgcctgcagcatccTTGGCTCTGGATGAGCGTTCCCTTGATCCCTGAGGCAGGTGAAAGGGGGCTGTGGGTTAGGTGACAGCTCTCTGGAGCGCTGCCTGAGGTGCCTGTCCCCCTCTGCTTGCAGACGGGCGCCAGTGGAGCTGTCAGTTCTATGAGGAGATTGAGAGCTCCTGCAGCAAGGTCCAGTGCAAGAAGGGCGACTTTCTACAGCTTGTGCTTCAGAAGAAGATCCCGCTGCATACCTGGTCTTCGCTTCTGGTGAGAAGGGGAGGATTTACCTTTTGAGGAGCTTACGGAGCCCGGGGGAGCTGGGGTGAGGGTTTCACTCCCTGCTCTTGAGCTGCTGAGGGAGCAATGTGGGGCACATCCTGCATCCACGTGCTTCCAGAGGCCACTGCCTCTGTGCCTTGCCTCTGTCCCAGGGAGGGCAATGTCATCGTACCCCTGTTCCTGCCTGCCCCACACTCTCCAGGTTTTGGAGCAGAGCCCTAGCGCATTTGGGGAAGGGCGAGTGAGGGTGAGGGGCTGACAAAGAGCATGAGAGGTGCTGCTGCCTGGATACCTTCCCACTGTGCTGCACTGCTtttcacagaagagaaggaaagatggaTCCAAAGAGCTGACCAAAGGGGCTGCATGCTGGGAGAACGGGAAGGAGaaggctgcttctgcagagctggcCCCTGAAGAGCTGAGGGCTGAAGGCACAGAGACACCGAGGTCCCGGCGGGAGCCTTCCAACCCCAAGCGCGCTCCGGGAAGAAGCGAGGCCCTGGGAGGGAAaagcccagccagcccagggacacAGAGCGGCCCCAGCGCCAAGCGGGCAGTATACCTCAAAGTGGCTCCCACTGAAGAGGGGCCAAATGCCAGAGTCACTGGGAGCATGGAGCCCAGCAAAGGGCACAGCGGGAGGGCAGGCAGCCGCCGCAATGGCAGAGCCAGCCAGGTCGATGGGCCTACAGCCCTCACAGACCTCGCACCGCCACTGGAGAAGGTACTTAGCACCCAGCCAAACGGGGCACCCCTGCTTCTCAGCCCCCGTGCAGAGGATGCTGCTTGCACAGGGACCCATCAATGCCGACGAGATGGGCTCCGGTGTTCTGTGGGGGTTGGCATGGGCCTGGCTGTGGTGGAGAAGAGGGTGACATGGGGACCCTGCAGTTGCTGGGCTGAGCGTGTGCTCTGGTGCTAAGGAGGCTGAGCCGAGCATGGGATGTGTGGGGGAAATGGGTGGCATGGGGCTGTGCCTGCCTGTCTGGCAGGAGTCACAGCGGATGAGCCAGGGCAGCTTGGGGGTGATGGTGTCTGTTTTTTACCATGTCCCTCTGTTTTGAAaggccgtggttttggccaaggAGACCGTTCCTGTGGAGATGCCACCTCTCACGGCTACCACAGAGGTGTTCCCCCACCGTGTTGCCACCTGTGTGGAGAAGAGGgtcctgcagccaggcagccctGCCGAGGCCTTGCGGGGCCGGGACTGTACAGCTGTCCTGGGAGAGAGCTCTAAGGCTGTCCCAGTGGCCACCCCTCCCCTGGGCAGAGACAGTGAGAAGAGGGACTGGTCCAAGGATGACGTGGCTCTGGAAGCAGCAGCTGATGGTGAGTGGCTGGAGCCCAGCGGTCAGCCTGGTTGGGAAAGTTCATCTGCTCAGGACCTCTCCTGGGTcagcctgcagtgctgcctcgGCGCGCAAAGAAGGTAATATCTCTCTCCATGGCTTTCCTTGCTCAGAGCCAGAGCCTGTTGTGAGCCTGACCTTTGTCAAGAATGACTCATACGAGAAGGGAAATGACCTGGTGGTGGTGCACGTCTACGTGAAGGAGATCCACAAGGAGACATCCAAGGTGTTGTTCCGGGAGCAAGACTTCACGCTGCTGTTCCAGACGAGGTACCGACATGCCTCGGGACAGTGCCAAGCTGCTGCGGAGCTCCGGACTATGGCCGGGTTACTTGTTCGTTCACTTCTTCTCACTCGCTCCCAATTTCTTTGCAGCGACACAAACTTCCTTCGCCTCCATCCTGGCTGTGGGCCTCACACAGTGTTCCGGTGGCAGGTGAAACTCAGGTATGGCTTCTATCCTTCTAGCCCACACCAGGGCAAGGGTGCTGAGAGTgcagagctggagcaggagccagTCCTGGCTGGCACGTCTGTGCAAGGAACGCTCATTTCTGCACCTGGGGGTCTCCCTTACGCCATGCTGCACTAATGCCCCAAGCCCAGGCTGCCTTGGCTCTGTGTGGTGGCTTGCAGGGGAGGAAATCCCAGTGCCTCCTTGCCTGCAGTTCCCCCCAGCCCGTTCCGGAGCTCTTGGGGATGGAGCCAGACCAGCCTATGTGCATTTGGGGTGGGCTGTCCAGTGGGAGGGGCATGTGGAGCCAAGCAGAATGAATCTGCCAGGAAGGGGGCCCTCTGTGTGCTCAATGTTATCCAGGCTCAAGGGTTTCTGCCCTTGTTTGCCAGGCCCACCTCAGGGTTGGTGCTAACTGGGTCCCTAATGCCTGGCGTCCATGGCACTACCTTGCAGAGGCTTTGGCATGTCTGAGGCTGCTGGGGGGTCTGGGGCACCCCTGACTTGCTGGGTGTCTTGCAGGAACCTTATTGATCCGGACCAGTGCACATACAACTTCATGGTGTCTCGCATCGACGTCTGCCTGAAGAAACGCCAGAGCCAGcgctggggggggctggaggcTCCAGCCACACGAGGTCTGCACCCTGCCTTTTTGTCTTGCCTGCCTGCTGCACCCTAGCAGGGCATGGGCCCTCCTCACTCCTGGCAGCAGCCAGATCGTGCCAGATTGTCCGGTGCAGGgttgtggggaaggaggggggctTAGTGGGTGTAGGCAGGAGAGGTTTAGGGCAAGGCAAGCCAAGCCAAGCTCTAGGGGAAGGGCATTGCTGTTCCCCTTGTTCATGGGGAAGAGGCATAGGAGAGAGCCTGTGTGCGAGCATGGACCAAGTGGCTCAGCCCCGCCGTGGGCAGCGCATGGTGCTGCTAACCACAGGCccacccttccccctttttaAGGTGCAGTGGGTGGTGCAAAGGTTGCCATGCCTACAGGCCCTACCCCTCTGGACAAGAACCCCCCTGGCAGTAACCAGCATCCCCTGTCCAGCAAGGAGGAGGCCCGAGCCAGCGACAAAGAGAAACCGCGTGTGGAAGATGGGAGTCTGGATGGTGTGGCAGCTCGTACAGCCCCAGAGCATGTGGCAGTGAAGCAAGAGCCCCACATCCCCTCGGTGAGTAGGTCTGCATGGGGTTTGACCtgggcagggggaaaggggggccCACTTGTCCATCTTGTGGGACTCCACCTCCCTGGTGTTGCTTTGGGGACTGGCAGACTGTTTCTGGAAGAGAAGGCAGCACTCCTCAGTCATAGCTGGCAGGACTGGGGGCAGCAATTGGCCTGTCTGTCCCAGTCCTGGTGGGAGATGGCATGATGGCTCCAGCCCAGCCATGTCTGAGGGATGCCTTGGCTTTTGGTTTCCTCCGGTGTTCCCAGAGAGACCCCCCGAGCGCAGCACTCTCACACCCTCCTCTTCTTTGGCAGCCCAAACCGACGTGCATGGTGCCACCAATGACACACAGCCCTGTGAGCACTGAGAGTGTGGAGGATGATGAGGATGAGGACGAGAAGAAGAAGGTGTGCCTGCCCGGCTTCACAGGGCTGGTGAACCTTGGCAACACCTGCTTCATGAATAGCGTCATCCAGTCCCTGTCCAACACCCGGGAGCTGCGCGACTACTTCCATGGTGAGCCCACACTGAGAGTCCAGCAGAGCCCTGTCACTCGGATGGTGCAGCCGGTGGCACCCTCGCTCTCCTGTGTCTCTTACAGATCGGTCCTTTGAGTCGGAAATCAACTATAACAACCCCCTGGGGACTGGGGGACGCCTGGCCATTGGCTTTGCCATGCTGCTGCGAGCGCTGTGGAAGGGCACACAccatgccttccagccctctAAACTAAAGGTAGGGCCGCAGTCACCAGCACTGCCGTGAGTCCCCACCACTCTTCTGTGGGCACCTGGATGCCCTGCTGGTGCCACTGAGAGCTaggtgggtgtgggtgggtgcAGCCAGGCTTTGTGTGTCGGACTGGCAGTGCTGCCAGGGGGCTGCTGACCAGCTCTGACTACTGTGCTCTCCCCAGGCAATCGTGGCCAGCAAGGCCAGTCAGTTCACTGGCTATGCCCAGCATGATGCTCAGGAGTTCATGGCCTTCCTACTTGATGGCCTGCACGAGGACCTCAACCGCATCCAGAACAAGCCCTATACAGAAACTGTTGACTCAGATGGGAGGCCCGACGAGGTGAGGATGTCCTTCCCCAAAGCCACTGGGAGAGCAGCCCTAGCCTGGGTGGTTTAGCATAGTGCTGACCCCTCTTTCCCCATAGGTGGTAGCTGAGGAGGCCTGGCAACGACACAAGATGAGGAACGACTCTTTCATTGTGGACCTTTTCCAGGGCCAGTACAAATCCAAGCTGGTGTGCCCAGTGTGTTCCAAGGTAGGGCAGCCCTTGGAGGGTCTGTTCCTGTCCTGGCTGTGCAGCAGCAGGCTTCTGACCCTCAGAGAGCACAGGTCACAGGGCAAGGCTCGATCTCAGGTcttctggggctgctgccccactGATCTCAGCCACAAGCACTTCCCACAACTGAATGTGCTCTCGCATCTGCAGGTGTCTATCACCTTCGACCCCTTCCTGTACCTCCCTGTGCCTCTCCCACAAAAGCAGAAGGTGCTGACTGTCTACTACTTTGCAAAGGAGCCGCACAAGAAACCGATCAAGGTAAAGGACACAGTCTGCTCTGGGGTAGGAGCCTGAGAGGGCTCCTGGAGATGCCCCAGGCAGCTGGTTGTGTGCCAGCAGGCTGAGCCTTGTGTTAAGGGCCCGCATGCCTTGGTGTGGTGTGACTGATGGGGCACTTTCTTGCTGGCAGTTCCTTGTGAGTATCAGCAAGGAGAACTCCAGTGCCATGGAGGTACTCGACTCGGTGGCCCACAGTGTGCATGTGAAACCAGAGAACCTGCGCCTGGCAGAGGTAAGAGTGCTCCAGCTGGGGAGCAAGCCGTGGGCTGCTCTTGTGGGCACCCTGGttcccacagctctgcagggaatATGGCCACTGACAGTCGCTTGCCATATGCCGCATATCCATGGGACAGATTTTGTCATGGGTGGCAGTGTCCTGCACAGGGTGCTGCCAAGCGGAGCCCTGCTAGGAGGGCTGGGCCACTGCAGGAGAGCAAGGGGTGTCCATCCTCCCCTGGTGGGTTGGTGAGCCGAGCACAGCATCCCTGTGGTGCTGCTGTCCCCGCAGCTCACTGTGGGGCTGAGATCTGTGGCTTTCTCAGGAGATGAAGTATGGGGCAGCCCTCACATGGTCTTGCTCCACTGCTTTCCTGCCAGGTGATCAAGAATCGCTTCCACCGCATGTTCCTGCCATCCAACTCGTTGGACACAGTCTCCCCCACAGACCTGCTGCTCTGCTTCGAGgtgctgtccccagagctggcCAAGGAGCGGGTGGTGGAGCTGCAGGTCCAGCAGGTAAGAAGGGATATTGGGACTGCCTGGAGGCATGCAGAGAGGCTGAGCCTGCGAGTGGGGCTGAGCAGGAGGGGGAGAGTTGCACACAAGAGTGACTAGCTGCGTTGAGCATGGATGCCCACTGGAGCTACCTTGTCCTGCCTGGGTGCCCTTCCCTGACCAATGGGTCCTTTCTCCTACAGCGTCCGCAGGTGCCCAGCGGCCCCATCGCCAAGTGTGCTGCCTGCCAGAAGAAGCAACTGCCTGAGGATGAGAAGCTCAGGCGCTGCACGAGGTGCTATCGAGTCGGTTACTGCAACGTGTGAGTTGACTTGGCGCATGGCAGGGAGGGATGATCTCCTGCCTTGAAGGGTTAGATGGGAGAGCTCAGTCCACTGGGAGGAGGTGGGATGGGTCTGGTCTTTGGGAGGGAGCCAGTCTGGCTGGTGGTGTTCCCCTTGTCCCCAGCACATCCCTCTGGCCCTGCCAAGCTCCTGCCCGGGGTGGACGCGGATGCTGGGTTCACCTGGGACTCTGTGTTACAGGGCATGTCAGAAAACACACTGGCCAGACCACAAGGCTTTGTGCCGCCCAGAGAACATCGGTTTCCCCTTCCTCATCAGTGTGCCGGAGTCCCGCCTGACCTATGCccgcctggcccagctgctggagggctATGCAAGGTGAGGGTCCAGGGAAGGAGGGTGTTTCTGCCCCGGAGCTGAGCTTGGCCCTGTGCCTGTCTGTCTCTGACTGTCACCTCCTTGCCCAGGTACTCGGTCAGCGTGTTCCAGCCTCCATTCCAGCTGGGACGGATGTCaccagagcaggggctgcagcctctgctcccggACAAGCTGGAGCCCCTGGCAAAGAGCAGCTGTgcagcagccacctctgcccctgagctgggggacggggacagggcttCCAGCCTCCTGCAGGAGCCCCCGCTCTCGCCAGCTCTGCCAGAGCTGCACCCGGAGCTGGGGGACACTGGCACTGTCCGGAGCAAGGTCCTGGCAGCCAGGAGTTCTCTGCTGAGCTTGGATTCGGGCTTCTCCGAGCACATGGAGTCGCAGGGCGACAGCTGTTGCGAGAAGGAGCCGTCCTATGAGAGAGCCCTCAAGCCAGAAGGTAAGAGATGTTGCGGTGATAACCGTGTCTGTGCTGGCAGCCCCAAGACAAAACAAGAGCAATTCTCCCTCCTTGGGG
This genomic window contains:
- the USP19 gene encoding ubiquitin carboxyl-terminal hydrolase 19 isoform X4 → MSSSTNAPGQRRVSRGLDDAANKKKQKDRANQESKEVSHPELEQAETAQEKDSEEELLLDWKQNADEIIVKLNLGSGALKVEDVDAAFTDTDCVVKLPDGRQWSCQFYEEIESSCSKVQCKKGDFLQLVLQKKIPLHTWSSLLKRRKDGSKELTKGAACWENGKEKAASAELAPEELRAEGTETPRSRREPSNPKRAPGRSEALGGKSPASPGTQSGPSAKRAVYLKVAPTEEGPNARVTGSMEPSKGHSGRAGSRRNGRASQVDGPTALTDLAPPLEKAVVLAKETVPVEMPPLTATTEVFPHRVATCVEKRVLQPGSPAEALRGRDCTAVLGESSKAVPVATPPLGRDSEKRDWSKDDVALEAAADEPEPVVSLTFVKNDSYEKGNDLVVVHVYVKEIHKETSKVLFREQDFTLLFQTSDTNFLRLHPGCGPHTVFRWQVKLRNLIDPDQCTYNFMVSRIDVCLKKRQSQRWGGLEAPATRGAVGGAKVAMPTGPTPLDKNPPGSNQHPLSSKEEARASDKEKPRVEDGSLDGVAARTAPEHVAVKQEPHIPSPKPTCMVPPMTHSPVSTESVEDDEDEDEKKKVCLPGFTGLVNLGNTCFMNSVIQSLSNTRELRDYFHDRSFESEINYNNPLGTGGRLAIGFAMLLRALWKGTHHAFQPSKLKAIVASKASQFTGYAQHDAQEFMAFLLDGLHEDLNRIQNKPYTETVDSDGRPDEVVAEEAWQRHKMRNDSFIVDLFQGQYKSKLVCPVCSKVSITFDPFLYLPVPLPQKQKVLTVYYFAKEPHKKPIKFLVSISKENSSAMEVLDSVAHSVHVKPENLRLAEVIKNRFHRMFLPSNSLDTVSPTDLLLCFEVLSPELAKERVVELQVQQRPQVPSGPIAKCAACQKKQLPEDEKLRRCTRCYRVGYCNVACQKTHWPDHKALCRPENIGFPFLISVPESRLTYARLAQLLEGYARYSVSVFQPPFQLGRMSPEQGLQPLLPDKLEPLAKSSCAAATSAPELGDGDRASSLLQEPPLSPALPELHPELGDTGTVRSKVLAARSSLLSLDSGFSEHMESQGDSCCEKEPSYERALKPEAAIPGYQHTPDSLSARATQFYINKIDAANREHKLEDKGDNPLELTDDCSLALVWKNNERLKEFVLVESKELECVEDPGSASEAARAGHFTLEQCLNLFTKPEVLAPEEAWYCPKCKQHREASKQLMLWRLPNVLIIQLKRFSFRSFIWRDKINDMVDFPVRSLDLSKFCIGRKGEQQLPMYDLYAVINHYGGMIGGHYTAYARLPNDKNSQRSDVGWRLFDDSTVTTVDESQVVTRYAYVLFYRRRNSPVERPLPGHPADHRAERTPSAEAAASQELEAEEQELQLEAPQRPARNSWRPRGQKWSPGTPQHPDEGCVRYFVLATTAAIVALFLNVFYPLIYQTRWR